The genomic interval GTAAGCAACTGTGTGGATGTTTACTGTGACATATTTTAAGTGATAACTGGAAATGTCCGTGCAAATAAGTATTAAAGTTACTAATGCTTTTATATGTATAAGTAAAATAATTTGCCAAATAACATATCAAGTATTACGCAGTGGCAATATAAACTAGTAGGTGACTGAAACCCTGTTTCTTTTTAGTATAGATAGGAAAATCATATCATTGGTGATAATATTCTCTGGACTAGAAAATGAACAAAGGCATTGAGGtgaaaaacaaccaaaaaagcTGCAGAAGGTTGTGTTAACACTTAGAGTATCACCAGCACTACATTCATGAATATAGAgtctcaaatgaactttgaccttgtataattATCATCTCATAACCTCAGATTTCGGTTTCGATGAAAATCTTAACCTTTACATTGATGATGGCATCAGTGTGTTTGTGACCCCCAActtgagtacaagaagcatattgtttttgtggaggtcaaaggtcatttggggttaccaggggtcaaattgtaaaaaccttgtaaacatgatatctcaaggaggtaagcttgggcagatctcatatcTAATATGTATATGAATGACATTGAGTGCAAATAGCCTATAGTTTTCAGTGGAGTtaaaaggtcaccaggggtcaaaattttgaaaaactttgtaaacaggatatctcaagaagagaagcttgggcagacctcatatttattgtgtaaaagtaccacattgagtacatgAAGCCTatagttttttgtggaggtcaaaggtcatttggggttaccaggagtcaaattgtaaaaaccttgtaaacatgatatctcaaggaggtaagcttgggcagatctcatatcTGATATGTATATGAATGACATTGAGCGCAAATAGCATATAGTTTTCAGTGGAGTtaaaaggtcaccaggggtcaaaattttgaaaaacttggtaaacaggatatctcaagaagagaagcttgggcagacctcatatttattgtgtaaaagtaccacattgagtacatgAAGCCTAtagtttttggtgaaggtcaatggtcatttggggtcaacaagagtcaaattgtgaaaaccttgtaaacatgattttgCAAGAAGGGAAACTTTGGGCAGattgcatatttggtatgtaattgtaccacattgagtgtaagaagcctaatgttgtgggtggagttcaatggtcgtttgagttcaacAATGGTCAAATTGTGCATTGTACATTCTGGTTGTATTACTGACATGATTCCCACAATAAGTATGATGTACACATACTTCTTTCAAGTTTATCATCAATAGACTAAAGGGGAATTATTAATCTGGTCTAGGATTGCAAAGGGTTACACAAAATACTTATCTTAAGGATGTCTacctattgttttttttgtacacagaatgttgtttgtgtattttgtggGTAAAAAAAAGTTCGTTACGAGTAAATTAGTTCCTGATTTTTTAGCATTGCCTTCCATTTATTGAAATAAACTTTCTGTGATCTTAAAGATGTCTACCAATTTCTTGTGTGCGTTGGTATCTTTTGTATTTGGTGGGTAAACACAGTTTGTAATGAGTAAATTAATTCTTGACTTTTAGCTTTGCCTTTTCCATTTATTGCAATAAACTTTCTGTAATCTCTCGTTTACTAGGTACGAATTTGATGATCCGGAACTTACTCGCTTGATGTACCTAAGTAAAGAAGGGAATGATATTGCTGGAAGTGGTCTTCTAGCTGACTACATACCAATCTTCAAATATGTTCCTACCCCTAGGCAGACAAAACTGAAAGCTATTTTTAAAGATTTCTTTAGCTTGGTCAACAAGGAAGTGGATGAACACCATGAGAAGTATGATGGGGGTATGTATATGTTGGTGGTCACAAAAAACAGTGGGGTgggagcagtggcggagctaggggtactggtcaaggggggcgagaatggtctgtaggggcgctttcgacactatttaagcggagcgccaccacaggttggcgcggagcgtacaaacaattttgagtaaagatacttcctagatcgccggaaatgaccctttcctggccttgctaatttgcagataaacgaagaataaataggtgtcatcgccaacaaaatgtgaccaatgtcaataggtagatgagagcgcaataaaaaaagtaaataatcgcgaataagtaaaaagtggtaaaagctgaaaagggcgccagcagtccatttgagccgtcagggggggcattcgccccccgtgactatatggacgctccgccactgggtggGAGGGCGAGGGTAGAGGAGGGGGCAGTTAGCCAAGAGAGTCATTGTACTACCAAAAGAGCCCAGTCATTACACTGACCACAATTTTGTTCTCAGTGATTCCTTGAGCCTGTTCAAATAACATGCACAACTAATTGCTTGAGAAGGTATTATTGAACCCTTAGAATTTGTAATAAAGACAATACCATAGCTCACAAAGATGATTATAATGCACTTTATGTTAGTTGTTTTTAATTCCCTGTTTGGCATTTTGGAATCTCTAACCCCTTCTATAATTTGATTGCTTTCAATCAAAATTCTTGATATTTATGTTACATGATAAGGAATTATCCAGGTTGTCATGAAATGATATCTTTGTATGACTTCAAGTGTGATGTGTGTGGAGTTGAGTGATGTCTTCAAGTGTGATGTGTGTGGAGTCGAGTGATGTCTTCAAGTGTGATGTGTGTGGAGTCGAGTGATGTCTTCAAGTGTGATGTGTGTGGAGTCGTGATGACTTCAAGTGTGATGTGTGTAGAGTCGAGTGATGACTTCAAGTGTGATGTGTGTGGAGTCGAGTGATGTCTTCAAGTGTGATGTGTGTGGAGTCGAGTGATGACTTCAAGTGTGATGTGTGTAGAGTCGAGTGATGACTTCATGTGATATCTTCAAGTTAGCAAGATGTCTTCACATTTATCTTCATGTGTTGTTAATTGATATCTTCAAGTGGTACCTTCTATTTATGAAGATGTTTTCATGTTGTCCTAATAGGATGTCTGTGGTGTAAGTGATGTCTTGAAGTGATGCATTTGGTTTGCTGtctttaaagttatttttcCAGTGATCTGTGTGGTGTATAGGGATGTCTTCAAGTGGTACCTTCTATTTATGAAGATGTTTTCATGTTGTCCTAATAGGATGTCTGTGGTGTAAGTGATGTCTTGAAGTGATGTATTTGGTTTGCTGtctttaaagttatttttcCAGTGATCTGTGTGGTGTATAGGGATGTCTTCAAGTGGTATCTTCTAGTTGTGAAGATGTTTTCATGTTGACCTAATAGGATGTCTGCGGCGCCACGTGATGTCTTCAAGTGATGTTTTCAAGTTGACGTGATATCATCTAAGTTGTTTTTGAGGGATGTCAAATGACACATTTACATTTCTCCGATTCACACACAGGTGAACCAAAAGATTTCATAGAGATGCTCTTTCAGTCTCGACAAGAAATCAAAGATGAAGGCAAAGAAGACATGAGTTTGATAACAGAGGCTCATATCAGACAGACAGTGGTAGATATATTTGGAGGTAAGGATCTCCAATTATAAATATTTCCTTTGAAGAGTAAGAATATTCATGGAAGGACTAGGCAGAGGAGGCAGGTAGAGATTAATCTTCCAGTTGGTTTGTCTCTGTCCCCCCATCTTTCATTCTAACATGATTGCCTTCCCTCTATCTTCATTCTCCTTCAATTTCCAACTGGGGAGGTTTCTCTTAGTCCATAGTTATGGAATAGAAACAATGTTAGCCTGCGATAAATCTCGAATTTTTCTACAGAACAGTTGCAgtaaaaatggttttgttgAATTGTCTGAACTtttttagaaatcaccataatGTCAATCGCTTTAAACATTGCATCCAATTGTTTTGACTCACTGAACCATGTGTGACTCCGTAGTAAGTATTTTAACTGAAAATTGGATATCTATGAAATgtgtattttatttgaaaagcaGCTGTACAGTATGGACTCAGCACTTTGTGTAAACTGTTTAcctttttttaaggggggggggggaagggaaggggttaTATTTATGTTCTCATATTCTTAAAGTAAAACCACAAGAaacaagaaataacaaaaacagaaaaattaaaatcaatctttcaattgatattcatcatttAGATGTTGTCAGATGCTATTTAATGTACATAAAAATTCTTATGCAGTGAAGTAGGCAAGAgttttatttagaaattatCTATAGATTTGGTATTTTGTGTCTTGTAAATCTTCTCAACGACttcattttcttgacttttcagCCGGTACGGATACGTCCATTTTTACCTTACAATGGTGTACTGGACTGATGGTGCAATATCCAGAGGTGCAAGCCAAAGTAGCCGCCGAAGTGGATCGTGTCGTGGGAAGAGATAGGCTGCCCTCACTTGATGACCGTGAGGAGCTAGTATACACCACAGCGACCCTGTACGAGGTTATGCGATACAGTACCTTAGTTCCATTAGCCGTGCCGCATGCTACATCGGCAGATGTGGAGCTTGGTAAGATGTCATTGCCAATTATGTTACAACTGGATAGCGGCTTGGCAGGAgaataaattgatgatgatgttggcTCCTCAGTGCATGCctcaatgttattattaatcCATACATTCTAATAAATCAACCTAACCATGTTTAATCCTAATTTCAGTTAAAGAATTGATTGCCCTTTCGTGACCTTCCaaaccatttgtccttgacaagtTTGTAATGTAATCATGCTAAGTAGTCTAGCGGTCTTTAGCCACTTGCATTCATGAGCCTCagatttttaaagtttcatttcTCAAAACCTTAAAGAAGTGGTAAAAACATCCAACCTGCACTGGTAGCAGTGTTTCTGATGGTCTACAGCATATCAAAAATGTTATCCTTTGAAAGTTCTCGCTATGCTAATCAGGGAGTGCTTTATGCTTTCAATAGGACAGCGCAAAATGTGATTTTATACCCTCTCAGTAAAAGATTGATTTGCTTTCAATGCATTAAAATGTTCATCAGATTTATATATGCCTTTCTACAGCAGTGACATATCTCTTCACATTAGCACACACGCCAATGGACATAGACGTATCATATAGGCCATAGATATTTCCGTCCAAAAATCTTCACATCTGGTGACCCTTTTGGCATTCCATGCTTACTGATTGCTTCACAGGTATATGTCTTCTGTTTTTCTGTTAATTCGTAGGTGGTTATACCATCCCTAAAGATACTTGGGTTTTGGTGAACATCTACTCCATGCACTATGATGAAAAACTCTGGGACGACCCTAAAAAATTCACACCAGGTAATTTTtgttagctatatatatatttatatatatatatatatatatatatacagaactagtatatatgtacagaactagtattgttcgatacaggtgacaaacgcctacagtggaatgggaccttccttaccggttttgaatctctggacatacaatcagtgtccatagcctagtggttagggcaTCAGCATATAAAGCCATAGGCCTggtttcactgttctggattttccaactcactacaaattcaattatatatatatatatatatatatatatagttgtctgATGATTGCACAatgcgtgaaactctgagtaacaactactagtgttccactagtctcaacatatatatatatatatatatatatatatatatatatatatatatatatatatttatatatattgtaaataaataaagaacaacacaccagaaaaattccacttcacgaccgttTTCGTCCTTttgttcatgagtggtcatcatggagatccgagaccattcagaccaatgatatatttttcacacatgtaatttttttttcgacacccaaatttccagtgggagggcgacaagctttcatggggggctgTCCCCCCTCCCacgcccccccttggctacaccACtgagcaagtggtatgacagatatataataaataaataaagaacaacacaccagaaaaattccacttcacgaccggtttctcTGTACGAGTCTACAtatgttatgattgtacagagaaaccggtcgtgaagtgtcGTGAAGTTGCAGCCAGTCAACATTCATACAATTATCTCTGCTTTGGACTTTTATTTGTAGAACAGGTTTTTGTCCGTCTCGTAACTAAATTtaacattacagtatataaataattcaaagCTTGTTATGATGATGGCATTATGTTCATAGTATTAGTTTACAAACTGTACAGAGGTAAACAGATGTTCTAAAGTTTGGAGGAGGCAGCTTAAAGTTTCCACTCCAGACCACCCTCATGTAACATGGtatgataaaaatatatcaACTCTTTTTTTCCCCGGCAGAACATTTCCTGGATGAGAGCGGAAAAGTTCGTCTCCACCCAGAAGGTTACATGCCTTTCTCTACCGGACGCCGTGTCTGCCTCGGTGAATCGGTTGCCAAGGCTGAGCTCTTTCTTCTCTTTGCGTGGTTATTCCAGCATTACAAGTTCAGCAAACCTATCGGGCAGGAAGAGAAAGATTTTTCAGAAGGAGATCCCCAGGCTACAGTGAATATGCTGAAGGATATAGAAGTGGTTATAGAAAAACGCTTTTAATTGCATGACAGCAGCAAATGTTTGTGGCTGCTATTTTGGAAATGGAAAGTCTATATGATGATGTGGAGAACTGAATGAATTGTaccttcaaaaatatatttgaagaacagtaaatcatattttaaagctatattaaaaagaaaattaattgtgGGACATTGCATCGATttgattaatttgaaaacatttaagagactcttcattttgttttgttttaattaaataattaccTCTCTGTTTTGaactttatatatacatttatatttcgGGTGAAGGGAatttaatattacaatgatatattacaaaattgtaGAAGAAACTGAAGACAAAGAAAATGACCAAATGCACTACCATAGCTGATGCAGTGGTGACAGTACAGGTACAAATCCATAGTTGGATCAAAGGAGGGGCTCCCAAAGAGGATCCAGGGGGCCTCAGCCACCTCATTTGACAGTTTTGTACAAAAGCGTAGCCCAATATAATTTAAGTCCAAGCAAGGTACATAGTGAAAATACTTAGCACCCATCGAGTGTGTAcattgctattttttttattgatctTTTTTCTTTATGCACCACTATTAAGTATTAATTTCAGTATCTGCCGATTCTTCTCAATACATCTCTCGGGACCCCATGGCCACTTCCCAAAATTCTGGAACCTCAGCTGTAACAGTGGGGAACTGTGTCGATAAAATTGCTAAGTACAATTTGACAATCTGATGATGGTTTTCATCAATAGTATTAGATCAAGTCTTTGTATATGTTACGTTGTACCACTCACATATGGATTGCTCTCTGGGAATCAGGAAAATGCAGGTAAAACAATTTGGGCCTTATGTTTCAACTGCTtaaagttttgatatttttgtatTGATTTCCTTCATAATTATGCATTTCCAACTTTAATATGGCAAAATTATAtgacattattttgttttcacttcATAAATTAAATGACAAATGTTGTATTTCTACTACAGACATGTTAGAGGTCATATGAGTTTGATTAATACACCTAATAAACAAGTTTAATATCAACTGTTTAGTTCTTTAATGAATAGTGGTGCCCCACATAGGAAGTCCAGTGAACCTTGCTTCTTTAACCTTAAACCAGTTATGGTTATGGTACTTAAATTTCATCATACCTCCTATAGTCAGGTCGATATATGGAAAATACCCCCTCAACCCCCAGAAAATTGCTACAAAAGGTTTTTTGAACtcctgggagcaggaatggCAGTGACAATTTCATGCTCCACTCATTATTCTCTGACACCTACAGAATAGATATCTATGGTATCTGTTGGTATTCATCAAAGAAAATCATTGGATAGGGTTTCAAATGAGCTTCTGTTGGCTTGCAAGTTGTAGAAGTCAGGTCAAAATACAGTTTAACCCCCCAAAAATTGCTATAAAAGGTTTCTCAACTGATTTTGGTAGGGTTTAGTATGCTTTATAACATACTAAAAGTTTACCAAGTAGGACCCCCGGAAAagtgtttttgtttcaaaatggcGTCCAAGATGGCCGCCGAAACCTCTTAATGATCATAACTATGTAACTATTAACTCAAATTTGATGATCTTGGTGTCTTTCCCTATGTTTTTGGGGgcaaagaacaaattaaaaatgaaagtgGGCCATTATCTAACAGGTTGAGGGGGGAATTTTCCATATATTGACCTGAAGAATGTGTCGAATTGGATCCAGGTAGTCTTTGAGGACCTGCCGAGATATCTTGACTGTGACAAGAGGATCGATATTTTGTGGGAAGTCTCCCTTGGCTTCAAAGAGGCAACACCGAATTGGCAGAGGATGATGCATATCTTGCATCAGGAGAGCAGCACCCTGGGCAGTCGTCAGTCAAATTCTTGCATATGATCAATATGTACTCTGGAGACAAATCGTGCATTGTGTCTACAATAGACTTTGTTTGCAACCTTGCCATGAAGCACAACCTTCCCACCATTGTAACTTTTGACCAGCCCTTGTATTGGAAGGCTGCCGAAATCCTCATTGGTGCACCACAAAGTAGTCACCTAAAAGGCATTGTTCTGATGTTGGGGTGTTTCCATACACTTATGAACGTGATGGGGGCCATAGGAACTCTCATGCAAGGGACATACTTGAGACTGTCTATTGAGAAATTTCAGTTGTGCACATGATTACAGGGAAAGCTGTCCAGAGGGCTTTGCGAGGCCATCTTGTTGACAAGTCCCTACATAGCCAGCTTATAACGGAAATGGCCAGAGACGATCCCGAGATTCAGACACTGTTGGATCAAACCGAGGAATTGTACTCCTCCCTTCTTAGCGGAGAGACGACGCTAGGAGATGCTGCTTTTTCTGAGGTTTTGATCCAACTCGAGACAGTAATGGAGAAGAAGAAATCTGAACTTGCTCAGACCTCAAAGACCATCGAGTTGTGGCTGAATTATCAGCGTATGGTTGGCATGGCAAGAATGTTGATCAAGGCGGATCATACTGGGTCTTGGATGATGCATTTGCAGGCAGTGTCCAATTGCCTAACTGTCTTTTTTGCAGCTGGGCGCTTCAATTACCTGCGATCTGCTCATTACTACCTGCAGCAAATGAGGAACCTTGTGGAAAAGCACCCAGACGTTTATCGAAAGTTCCTTGATGGTTTTTCACGTTGTTCATAGGAGCAATCAGTGCTGGGCAGGGCTTAGTAGTGATCTTGTCATTGAACAAACGTTGATGAGGTCTCTAAAGAGCACTGGTGGTCTAACTCGCGGCAGTGGGATGACCGAGGACATACGAAACCTTTGGACCTTATCTGCACCTGTAACATCCGAGTACAACATCAGGATGCAGGATTTCACAAACCTAACCTATACTACAAGTCCGCAACACAAAGGCTCAACTGAGGCGCGCATCAAAAGAGATGCATCTGATTTCGAGAAAATTCAGATAAAGCTTGCAGCCTGCTCACCCTTCACATCTGATCCTACTCTGAGAAACATTGTCAACGGGATAGTGGCTGGGCCAAATGAGATTGTACGTGACTTTGAATCGGTTGGGAACAAGATCATTGAAGATATCATCGGAAATTCTGCATTTACTTAAAAATTCTTCTTCAAATACTTACAAATTCAAGCGGAAAGACAGAGCCCAAGCACTTGGGAATATCTCTGCTGTGAAGATTGCTCCTGATCGTACCATTGATCTTGCCCTTctgtcaagggcggcggaaccgggggcacagggggcacgtgcccccccccccacttttcctcaggttaaaaatgtgccctttttctacataaaaattgaggtgtctcaagttagcaagaggcctgGGAttccagggaaccagaatgggaagggccgtttccggccatctgaggggtttgtaaaaccaaaaattttcttgtaagctccgcgccaaccgatggtggcgctccgctcagatagtcgtgcatacaactttgctaATCCTGGCTatgcccctgacttttaatgaacttctgtgggtcaaactcaaagcaatttcgaatggaaaaaaaaaattgttaagatattatcaagaaatGAACTATAATTAGGAAGATtcttacattagcaactagcatgatttcacctcattttgtctcaaaagaaaacttgttccatgtttcccaatttgcacattggatattgcagtgctagtatgcatattttccttgaggaggggggggggggcgttgatggagcgatttaaatcgatgataagtaaaataaatcggtgatatgtagaatgaaactggtatatgtcgatttaaatcgatgatatgtagaatgaaactggtatatgtcgatttaaatcggtagaagtcgatttcagctgctggaaactggtataagtcgaaggaaactggtatatgtcgatttaaatcggtataagtcgatctcccatgatttgagactgatggcccgccatagagATCATCTATTTCCTTCCTGACGCAAACAAGCAGTCAAAAGAACACAGAGTGTATAACATTAATCTGTTG from Apostichopus japonicus isolate 1M-3 chromosome 19, ASM3797524v1, whole genome shotgun sequence carries:
- the LOC139960150 gene encoding steroid 17-alpha-hydroxylase/17,20 lyase-like; translation: MAFESSAVVVNSTSLTLVTITTVLAGMWIWSQQKPTKNFPPGPKGWPLIGNILELARNEKPAFVVFTEYAKEYGDIFSIRVGQRWAVVLNGAATIKEALLKKGVEFANRPTSFTIDLFTEGGQDIVFGQYSPSWKLHRKLAFSAFRKLATGDNKRFEKLVYSIIPFLTANLDSKGSEPFDSRTVLASSIYNILASLCFGKQYEFDDPELTRLMYLSKEGNDIAGSGLLADYIPIFKYVPTPRQTKLKAIFKDFFSLVNKEVDEHHEKYDGGEPKDFIEMLFQSRQEIKDEGKEDMSLITEAHIRQTVVDIFGAGTDTSIFTLQWCTGLMVQYPEVQAKVAAEVDRVVGRDRLPSLDDREELVYTTATLYEVMRYSTLVPLAVPHATSADVELGGYTIPKDTWVLVNIYSMHYDEKLWDDPKKFTPEHFLDESGKVRLHPEGYMPFSTGRRVCLGESVAKAELFLLFAWLFQHYKFSKPIGQEEKDFSEGDPQATVNMLKDIEVVIEKRF